The Mariluticola halotolerans nucleotide sequence TGAGGGCAGGGCGATGACCAAAACCCCGCTTACCGAACCCACCCCCTTGGGCGATCAAATGCTGATCGCCGGTATTGCGCCGATCACGGCGCATGACCGGCTGATGCTCCGTGCCGCCGCTCCTATCCTGCCGAAACGCAATCCCGATGCCGCACAGAAACCGTGTGATTTCGGCCTGTTCGATCTCGACGACCGCGACCAGTGCGACCTGATCGATTTTCTCCGCGCCACAGAACCCGGCGCACCCACCCCCGACCCCCTACAGGAGGACTAACCATGGAACTTGCTCATATCCCCTTCGATCAATTGAATGTCTCGCCCCTCAATATGCGCCATGCGCGCAAAGCCCCGGATATCTCCGATATCCTGCCATCGATCCGCGCCAAGGGCGTCCAGCAGCCCTTGCTTGTCCGCAAGAACGGCAGCGGATATGAGATCGTCGCCGGGCGGCGGCGGTTCTTCTCGCTCAAGACCATTGCCAAGGAAGGCGCACAAGTCGAGCCGGTGCCCTGCGCGGTCATGGCCGAGGGCGATGACGCGGCGGCGCTGGAGGCGTCTCTGATCGAGAATGTCGCCCGGCTCGACCCCGACGATATGGCCCGCTATGAAACCTTTGCCCGGCTGGTGAAGGAAGGCCGCAGTGTCGAGGATATCGCCAATACATTCGGCGTCACCGAGATCATGGTCAAGCGCGCCTTGGCCCTTGGCAATCTTCTGCCCGATATCCGCGAGGCTTATCGAAACGAGGAGATCGACGACCAGACGATCCGGCAATTGACCCTCGCCAGCGAAGCGCAGCAGGCAGAATGGTGGGCGTTGTTCAGCGATCCTGAGCAACGTGCCCCACGCGGCTGGCAGCTGAAACAATGGCTGTTCGGAGGTGAGATCAAATCCGATGTCGCCCTGTTCTCGCTTGAGAACTACACCGGCGAAATCGTCACCGATCTGTTCGGAGAAGGTGGGCTATTTGCCGATACCGAACAGTTCTGGGCTTTGCAGAATGCCGCCATTGCCGAGAAGCGCGAGGCGCTGATCAAAGCTGGATGGGATGATGTCATTGTCCTTGATGCCGGTGACATGTTCCACACTTGGGACCATGTCAAAACCCCGAAGAAGGAAGGCGGGCGTATCTATGTCGAGGTCCGCACCAATGGCGAGGTCATCTTCCATGAAGGGTTCATTACTCGCAAGGAACACGACAAGCGCTCGCGCAAACTGGCGGCGGGCGATGAGGCAGACGATGCCGAACAGACCGCCCGCCCCGAACTGACCGCCGCCGCCCAGAACTATGTGGAACTGCATCGCCACGCCGCCGTGCGCCATGCTTTGCTCGGCCAACCGCAACTCGCTTTGCGTCTGACCGTGGCGCATATGATCGGCGGGTCGGCTTTGTGGCGGACTCAGGCTGAACCGCAAAAGGCCGACAAGGAAGCGACCGCCGAAAGCCTCGCCAAATCGAAGGCCCAAGCGGCATTCGAGGCCGAGCGCACCGAAATCCTCAAACTGCTTGGTATGGCCGAGCATGGGCATTCGGTGGTCCGGTCCAATGGCGATGACTATCGCGTCGGCACACTTCTGGTGACCCTATTGAAGCTATCCGATGATGAAGTCATGCGCATCCTGACCTTTGTGATGGCCGAAACCCTGCAAGCAGGCACATGCGTTATCGAGCAGATCGGCAATCACCTCAATGTCGATATGGGCGCGGTCTGGGAGCCGGATGACGCCTTCTTCGACCTGGTCCGCGACAAGAGCGCAATCAATGCGATGCTCAAGCACGTAGGCGGCAAGGCAGTGGCGGATGGCAATGTCAGCGCAACGGCCAAGGTGCAAAAGAAGATCATCAGGGACTTCCTGACTGGCGAGGGCCGCGAGAAAAAGACCGGTTGGCTGCCCAAATTCATGGCTTTCCCATTCGCCGCTTACACCAAGGGCGGAGCCGGAAAGCTCACTGAAAACGCCCGCACCGCCAATCAGATTACCGGCTGACCGGGGGAGGCGGGGCGCGAACCTCTCACCCATGCGGGAGGTTCCGCGCCCCGTCGAGCGGTTCGGATGATCGACAAAGACACCCCGCGCCTTGTGGCGCGGGGTTTTGACTGCCTGCGGTATGACGGATGGGCCAAGACTGTTGCTTGCTGATCGGGCACCCGGACAAGGTCGGCCGCTGATCTCATGTGCTGGACTTATGGGGCGATGACAGCGATGAGATTGAGGTCTCCGCTATGTCGTCACTGCGGTTCCACTCACTCCGCCATCCGTTTTTGCAAACCCCGGTAACATCCAAATGCGGAATTGGGCGTCTGCCTTGTCCCCTGACGGTTGCGATCCATTGGTCTGAGGGCGGCACCCGAAACACACCCTCGAAAGCTCTCCCCGCTCATCACATCACCGCGTTCGTCTGCCACTCCTTCTCCTTGAAACCCGTTCCGCCTGGCACCCGTCCCCTTTGGCTTTGCTTGTCGGACCTATGGCGAACGGCGGTCGGATGAAACTGCCGCTGGCGCGGTTTTTTCCCCGTCCGCCAAAAGGGCGGACTTCCTCGCGGGACGCTGCGCTTTCAAAAAACCGCTTCGCGGCAGTCCTACGCTTCGCTGCGGCCTTATCGGGTTCACCCGCCCGGCGCCCGCCATTGTCGGTCCCGCGTCAGCCA carries:
- a CDS encoding ParB/RepB/Spo0J family partition protein, with product MELAHIPFDQLNVSPLNMRHARKAPDISDILPSIRAKGVQQPLLVRKNGSGYEIVAGRRRFFSLKTIAKEGAQVEPVPCAVMAEGDDAAALEASLIENVARLDPDDMARYETFARLVKEGRSVEDIANTFGVTEIMVKRALALGNLLPDIREAYRNEEIDDQTIRQLTLASEAQQAEWWALFSDPEQRAPRGWQLKQWLFGGEIKSDVALFSLENYTGEIVTDLFGEGGLFADTEQFWALQNAAIAEKREALIKAGWDDVIVLDAGDMFHTWDHVKTPKKEGGRIYVEVRTNGEVIFHEGFITRKEHDKRSRKLAAGDEADDAEQTARPELTAAAQNYVELHRHAAVRHALLGQPQLALRLTVAHMIGGSALWRTQAEPQKADKEATAESLAKSKAQAAFEAERTEILKLLGMAEHGHSVVRSNGDDYRVGTLLVTLLKLSDDEVMRILTFVMAETLQAGTCVIEQIGNHLNVDMGAVWEPDDAFFDLVRDKSAINAMLKHVGGKAVADGNVSATAKVQKKIIRDFLTGEGREKKTGWLPKFMAFPFAAYTKGGAGKLTENARTANQITG